A genomic segment from Eulemur rufifrons isolate Redbay chromosome 19, OSU_ERuf_1, whole genome shotgun sequence encodes:
- the CCKAR gene encoding cholecystokinin receptor type A, which translates to MDVVDSLLVNRSNITPPCELGLENETLFCLDQPHSSKEWRPAVQILLYSLIFLLSVLGNTLVITVLIRNKRMRTVTNIFLLSLAVSDLMLCLFCMPFNLIPNLLKDFIFGSAVCKTTTYFMGTSVSVSTFNLVAISLERYGAICKPLQSRVWQTKSHALKVIAATWCLSFTIMTPYPIYSSLVPFTKNNNQTANMCRFLLPNDVMQQSWHTFLLLILFLIPGIVMMVAYGLISLELYQGIKFEASQKKSAKERNPSTGSSGRYEDSDGCYLQKPGHPRKLALRQLSSGGGGGRVNRVRSSSSAANLMAKKRVIRMLIVIVVLFFLCWMPIFSANAWRAYDTASAERRLSGTPISFILLLSYTSSCVNPIIYCFMNKRFRLGFLATFPCCPNPGPPGARGEAGEEEEGRTTGASLTRYSYSQVSASAPPP; encoded by the exons ATGGACGTGGTTGACAGCCTTCTTGTGAATAGAAGCAACATCACTCCTCCCTGCGAACTCGGGCTGGAAAATGAGACCCTTTTCTGCTTGGATCAGCCCCACTCTTCCAAAG AGTGGCGGCCAGCAGTGCAGATTCTCTTGTACTCCTTGATATTCCTGCTCAGCGTGCTCGGAAACACGCTGGTCATCACGGTGCTGATTCGGAACAAGAGGATGAGGACCGTCACCAACATCTTCCTGCTCTCCCTGGCTGTCAGCGACCTCATGCTCTGCCTCTTCTGCATGCCGTTCAACCTCATCCCCAACCTGCTCAAGGACTTCATCTTCGGGAGCGCTGTTTGCAAGACCACCACCTACTTCATGG GCACCTCTGTGAGTGTATCCACCTTTAATCTGGTAGCCATATCTCTGGAGAGATATGGTGCAATTTGCAAACCCTTACAGTCCCGGGTCTGGCAAACAAAATCTCACGCTTTGAAGGTGATTGCCGCTACCTGGTGCCTTTCCTTCACCATCATGACTCCATACCCCATCTATAGCAGCTTGGTGCCTTTTACCAAAAATAACAACCAGACTGCAAACATGTGCCGCTTTCTACTGCCAAATGATGTTATGCAGCAGTCCTG gcACACGTTCCTGTTACTCATCCTCTTTCTTATTCCTGGAATTGTGATGATGGTGGCATATGGATTAATCTCTTTAGAACTCTACCAAGGAATAAAATTCGAGGCTAGCCAGAAGAAATCTGCTAAAG AAAGGAACCCGAGCACCGGCAGCAGCGGCAGGTACGAGGACAGCGACGGGTGCTACCTGCAGAAGCCCGGGCACCCGAGGAAGCTGGCGCTGCGGCAGCTGTcctccggcggcggcggcggcagggtCAACCGCGTGCGGAGCAGCAGCTCCGCCGCCAACCTGATGGCCAAGAAGCGGGTGATCCGCATGCTCATCGTCATCGTGGTCCTCTTCTTCCTGTGCTGGATGCCCATCTTCAGCGCCAACGCCTGGCGGGCCTACGACACCGCCTCTGCAGAGCGCCGCCTCTCAGGGACCCCCATttccttcatcctcctcctctcctaCACCTCCTCCTGCGTCAACCCCATCATCTACTGCTTCATGAACAAACGCTTCCGCCTCGGCTTCCTGGCCACCTTCCCCTGCTGCCCCAATCCCGGGCCCCCAGGCGCCCGAGGAgaggcgggggaggaggaggaaggcaggacgACCGGGGCCTCCCTGACCAGGTACTCGTACAGCCAGGTGAGCGCCTCGGCGCCGCCCCCGTGA